CACTGATCCGGGAGCTGAACTGCCCGCCGGAGAAGGCTCCGTGCCTGAAGGCTTCGCTCAGCGCTTCGCCGAGCACCTGCGCGCGACGCAGTCTGCGGCAGCCACCGCTGAAGAGGGCCAGAGCCGCGGGTCGCGTCCCACCGTGATGGTCATGGCCTTCGAGGGCTGGAACGACGCCGGGGCGGCCGCCTCCTCCGCCGTGCGCGCAGTCGGTCAGGCCTGCGGCGCGGAGCTGATCGGGAAGGTCGAGGACGAGGGATATTACGACTACCAGTTCTCCCGACCCAAGGTGCGCAGCACCGGCGGTCACCGCGAGATCATCTGGCCTTCGACGAAGATCTACCGTGCCCGTCCGGCGCGCGCCGCTGTCGATCTGCTGCTGGTCCACGGCGTGGAACCAAGCTTCCGCTGGCAGGCCTTCACCGCAGACATCCTGACCCGCGCGGCAGAGAACGACGTCTCCGGGATCGTCCTGGTGGGCGCACTGCTCGCCGATGTCCCGCACACTCGACCGATTCCGGCCTCACTCTCCAGCGAGGACGTGGCGCTGCAGGAGATCCTCGAGATCGACGAGCCCAGCTATGAGGGCCCCACCGGGATCGTGGGTGTGCTCGCCCATACGGCGGCGCAGGCAGGACTGCCGGCGGTGTCGCTGTGGGCCGCGATCCCCCACTATGTGGGTCAGGCTCCCTCACCGAAGGCGCAGCTGGCCATCATGCGTGAGCTCGAGGACCTGCTGGGTCTGACGCTGGATGAGAGTGAAGTGGCCGAGGACGCGGAGGCCTG
The nucleotide sequence above comes from Nesterenkonia halotolerans. Encoded proteins:
- a CDS encoding PAC2 family protein, with protein sequence MNEEIPPEDTSADGTDPGAELPAGEGSVPEGFAQRFAEHLRATQSAAATAEEGQSRGSRPTVMVMAFEGWNDAGAAASSAVRAVGQACGAELIGKVEDEGYYDYQFSRPKVRSTGGHREIIWPSTKIYRARPARAAVDLLLVHGVEPSFRWQAFTADILTRAAENDVSGIVLVGALLADVPHTRPIPASLSSEDVALQEILEIDEPSYEGPTGIVGVLAHTAAQAGLPAVSLWAAIPHYVGQAPSPKAQLAIMRELEDLLGLTLDESEVAEDAEAWERGVDDLAEEDTEIADYVKQLEEATDTTNLPEASGEAIAQEFERYLRRRKPPES